A region from the Leptolyngbya iicbica LK genome encodes:
- a CDS encoding DNA phosphorothioation-associated putative methyltransferase translates to MPGISTTELNIVQLCQRSQVGKILPDALYVHASALSKLDPALQKLEQLARKVTSQVENATIIKFSFNKPQIVYLFYPDFDAEAHPVLQSSIQVNLKTLEAGERDYSKTDNPPVLHRKETFVTPDYPHYATFAWLTKQEEVLGLLEDSRGIGLRQAWERRLRDRTLVIHDHYLACPIQTGAKPTQAKPKIQRHKAAIARVTASKPVRLAVEAGLFPSETTYFDYGCGHGADIEYIKRLGLFSAGWDPYYRPDESHVSADVVNLGYIINVIEDTAERREALVNAWNLAQKVLIVAAQVLISDRTRGVIAYGDGIITSRNTFQKYYEQEELKSYIDQVLGVDAIPVALGIYFVFRDEAQAEIFRASRFRSRATAPRIRLKVNKFEEYRELLQPLMDFYTDRGRLPAVEELDQGALGPLQSEFGSIKRAFKVILQATDAGEWDAISDKRRNDLLVYLALSHFGKRPKFKDLSPTIRTDIKALFGSYQQACTAADLMLMSLGRTELIEERCRQSAIGQQRPNSLWVHVSAIDQLDPLLRLYEGCASRTIRRPEVATVVKFHVQKPQITYLFYPSFDKEPHPALHTSMAIGLRDLHVRYRDYDPENPPLLHQKDQLITEDYPGYAKFAKLSQQERKWGLLEDPKAIFDHHGWEQCLAERGAELRGHRVVWRKDATEYQRQSAR, encoded by the coding sequence ATGCCTGGTATTTCGACGACCGAGCTTAATATTGTCCAGCTTTGCCAACGGAGCCAGGTCGGTAAAATACTCCCTGATGCGCTTTATGTTCATGCCTCAGCTTTGTCCAAGCTGGATCCTGCGCTTCAAAAGCTGGAGCAACTAGCTAGAAAGGTAACTTCTCAAGTCGAAAACGCGACGATTATTAAGTTCAGCTTCAACAAACCTCAAATCGTTTATCTGTTCTATCCCGATTTCGACGCTGAGGCGCATCCTGTCCTGCAAAGCAGTATTCAGGTCAATCTCAAGACGTTAGAGGCCGGAGAGCGAGACTATAGCAAGACGGATAATCCTCCGGTGCTGCATCGCAAGGAGACTTTCGTCACCCCGGACTATCCCCACTACGCCACCTTCGCCTGGCTCACGAAGCAGGAAGAGGTGTTGGGGCTGCTGGAAGATTCACGGGGCATCGGGCTGCGTCAGGCTTGGGAACGGCGACTGCGCGATCGCACCCTAGTCATCCACGATCACTACCTCGCCTGTCCCATTCAAACCGGAGCAAAACCAACTCAAGCGAAGCCCAAGATTCAGCGACATAAAGCTGCGATCGCCCGCGTCACCGCCTCCAAACCCGTTCGCCTTGCCGTTGAAGCGGGTCTTTTCCCGTCCGAAACCACTTACTTCGACTACGGTTGCGGTCACGGTGCCGACATCGAATACATCAAGCGGCTGGGCCTCTTTAGTGCTGGCTGGGATCCCTACTATCGCCCCGATGAAAGCCATGTGTCTGCCGATGTGGTGAACCTCGGCTATATCATCAACGTCATCGAAGACACCGCTGAGCGCCGCGAAGCCCTGGTCAATGCCTGGAACCTGGCGCAAAAGGTTCTGATTGTGGCGGCTCAAGTACTGATCAGCGATCGCACCCGTGGCGTCATTGCCTACGGCGACGGCATCATCACCAGCCGCAACACCTTCCAGAAATACTACGAACAGGAAGAACTGAAGTCCTACATTGACCAGGTTTTAGGCGTGGATGCCATTCCCGTTGCCCTCGGCATCTATTTCGTCTTCCGCGATGAAGCCCAGGCCGAAATTTTTCGTGCGTCCCGCTTCCGCTCCCGTGCCACCGCACCCCGCATTCGCCTCAAGGTCAACAAGTTCGAGGAATACCGCGAGCTGCTGCAACCGCTGATGGATTTCTATACCGATCGCGGTCGCCTCCCTGCCGTGGAAGAACTCGACCAGGGTGCCCTGGGGCCACTTCAGTCAGAGTTTGGCAGCATCAAGCGAGCGTTCAAGGTCATCCTGCAAGCCACCGATGCCGGGGAATGGGATGCCATCTCCGACAAACGCCGTAATGACCTGCTGGTGTATCTAGCCCTCAGCCACTTCGGCAAGCGCCCTAAGTTCAAAGATCTCTCCCCCACTATCCGCACCGACATCAAAGCCCTCTTCGGCAGCTACCAGCAAGCCTGCACCGCCGCCGACCTGATGCTAATGAGCTTAGGCCGTACAGAACTCATTGAAGAACGGTGTCGTCAGAGTGCGATCGGGCAGCAGCGCCCCAACTCCCTTTGGGTGCATGTCTCCGCGATCGATCAACTCGATCCGCTGCTGCGCCTCTACGAAGGCTGCGCCTCCCGCACCATCAGACGGCCCGAAGTAGCCACCGTGGTGAAGTTCCATGTCCAGAAGCCCCAGATTACCTATCTGTTCTATCCTAGCTTTGACAAGGAACCGCACCCGGCCTTGCATACCAGCATGGCCATTGGTCTCCGCGATCTGCATGTCCGCTACCGCGACTACGACCCGGAAAATCCCCCCTTACTGCACCAGAAGGATCAGCTCATCACCGAGGACTATCCCGGCTATGCCAAGTTCGCCAAGCTCAGCCAACAAGAGCGCAAGTGGGGCTTGCTGGAAGACCCCAAGGCAATATTTGACCATCACGGTTGGGAGCAGTGCTTAGCTGAGCGTGGAGCAGAATTGCGGGGCCATCGAGTAGTCTGGCGCAAGGATGCTACCGAATATCAGAGGCAATCCGCACGCTAG
- a CDS encoding DUF4007 family protein, translated as MAKPATLNIDEVKAPKVTVFARHETFHPRFGWLKKGFDRAAENPKIFLEDNAPVQLGVGKNMVRSIRYWCNAFELLEDDEPTEFGEALLSHSGWDPYLEDPASLWLLHWQLLQQPCYATAWDFTFNHFRKVEFTYEDLYYELCEYRDREATRIADSSIKKDVSCILRMYAGQNAKASMSEDALDCPFTDLRLIQAAGDKRHYAFRIGPKHNLPAEIIVYAALIFAEGTYQTARTIPIANLLYDNGSPGLIFKLNESALCDAIERVNHIFKELSIDDAAGKLQFTFMTDHPTELAKQVLASYYDNQQGDAR; from the coding sequence ATGGCAAAACCGGCAACACTCAACATTGATGAAGTAAAAGCGCCTAAGGTGACGGTGTTTGCCCGTCATGAAACCTTTCATCCTCGATTTGGCTGGCTGAAAAAAGGTTTCGACCGTGCTGCCGAGAACCCGAAGATCTTTCTCGAAGACAACGCACCTGTCCAGCTGGGAGTCGGCAAGAACATGGTGCGGTCTATCCGATACTGGTGCAACGCTTTTGAGTTACTGGAAGACGATGAGCCGACCGAATTTGGAGAAGCGCTGCTGAGCCATTCAGGGTGGGATCCTTATTTGGAAGATCCGGCCTCCCTGTGGCTTTTGCACTGGCAACTGCTTCAGCAGCCCTGCTACGCGACAGCTTGGGATTTTACCTTCAATCATTTTCGGAAGGTCGAGTTTACCTACGAAGACCTTTACTACGAACTCTGTGAGTACCGTGATCGCGAAGCAACGCGCATTGCTGATTCCTCAATCAAAAAAGATGTGAGCTGCATTCTGAGAATGTACGCCGGACAAAATGCCAAAGCCTCCATGAGTGAAGATGCTTTGGATTGTCCCTTCACCGATTTACGGCTCATTCAGGCCGCTGGAGATAAGCGCCACTATGCTTTCCGCATTGGCCCCAAACATAACCTACCTGCTGAAATTATTGTCTACGCTGCCCTGATTTTTGCCGAAGGGACCTATCAGACAGCCAGAACCATTCCCATCGCCAATTTGCTTTATGACAATGGCAGCCCTGGCCTAATTTTTAAGCTGAATGAGTCAGCCCTGTGTGATGCGATTGAGCGGGTCAATCATATTTTCAAGGAACTGAGCATTGACGATGCTGCGGGCAAACTCCAGTTCACGTTTATGACAGATCACCCAACTGAGTTGGCAAAGCAGGTTTTGGCCAGTTACTACGACAACCAGCAAGGGGACGCGAGATGA
- a CDS encoding phosphoadenosine phosphosulfate reductase family protein — translation MTKPVRHILGLSGGKDSTALAVFMRQQHPELEIEYFFCDTHKELPETEEYLDRIEARLGIRIHRLEAERGFDHWLDVYGGALPSPKMRWCTKQMKIIPLEKYIGDDEAISYIGIRADENRDGYISKKTNITPVFPFKEHGLVKADIYRLLEESGIGMPDYYRWRSRSGCFFCFFQRKYEWVMLAEEHPNLFAQAIEYEQNHADGRTYTWTEGETLLELLERKDQIIFEHERAMLRKQEELFDLPLSEILAEALDEVDDTVPCFACHL, via the coding sequence ATGACCAAGCCAGTCAGACATATCTTAGGACTCTCGGGTGGTAAAGACAGCACAGCCTTAGCCGTCTTTATGCGCCAACAGCATCCAGAGCTGGAAATTGAATATTTCTTTTGCGACACGCATAAGGAGTTGCCTGAAACAGAAGAATATTTAGACCGAATTGAGGCCCGTTTGGGCATCAGAATTCATAGACTTGAAGCAGAGCGGGGATTTGACCATTGGTTGGATGTTTATGGTGGGGCGCTGCCATCCCCAAAAATGCGCTGGTGTACTAAGCAGATGAAGATTATCCCGCTAGAGAAGTACATCGGTGATGACGAGGCCATTAGTTACATCGGCATCCGGGCGGATGAAAACCGTGATGGCTATATTTCCAAGAAAACCAACATCACACCTGTCTTTCCTTTTAAAGAACATGGTTTAGTCAAGGCTGACATCTACCGATTGCTTGAAGAGAGCGGGATCGGCATGCCGGACTATTATCGTTGGCGCAGTCGTTCTGGATGCTTCTTTTGCTTCTTTCAGCGGAAGTATGAGTGGGTTATGCTCGCAGAAGAGCATCCTAACTTGTTTGCACAAGCCATAGAGTATGAGCAAAATCATGCCGATGGCCGCACTTATACTTGGACAGAGGGCGAAACTTTGTTGGAGCTATTGGAACGCAAAGATCAGATTATTTTTGAGCATGAACGAGCAATGCTCCGAAAGCAGGAAGAACTCTTCGACCTTCCTTTATCCGAGATATTGGCTGAAGCCTTAGATGAAGTCGATGACACAGTACCTTGCTTCGCTTGTCATTTATAG
- a CDS encoding DNA sulfur modification protein DndB — protein sequence MANEDLFDELDAQPALDLYLEGSVGAFSVGAARTGQNSVEVKYFLTHVGLDFSNTSNDALLSHLAPVREIFGSESLDFDEIMQRDIDDARVSSELIPYLLDEKSADLIKFFPPIVVVVLPLVENEEKPAKFYPKVHEIKKEDDAGKGNFILRSGFPGKEVFQFEQRIKSGDILNHDLARLRINTYKTSLVIIDGQHRAMALLALYRNLKEGQWSSERRLPFKDYYSEWTKNYIQGFQLKEIKLPVILCTFPSLDETYEGDCDLRKASRLIFLTLNKTARKVSDSRNKLLDDSDLIASFMRRCLSQIKQKDSRSNYSLRIFNVELDQFDDKLKIKSPIAVTGVSHLYYMIEHLMLNESKNVQGISSRSGKFYKRKDLESFGCFKRLDGRNLLGSDLSEVTQRDNFTVEAELALADAFMDSYGKIVISALEKFTPFEFHNQAVLALEKRILANQDTRLRPILFEGQGISRVFEAHRTNLRQKIKDDYFSGKVPELESIADQLDGTARRIDDSIHDFHIDRATNYISNVSDKAQFKSDSGKLSIGFVRWLNDLYDNVYTTVAFQSALVCGFWGELEKANREILDSGGSLLDAGKAFSEFISQINDFFIPKTSAHFRRLVKVFTGELSGSIAEWRVIQSNQAFRKVVYRGEMQPDQWPKYKYLMLEIWNPSDEYFRNLVHAERRKCRRAVMSSLYKFQKSTYCQQNMVREESLSDKEIRDVFNTAFNTYSALIKNIGSESLRVENCESVITELPSAEESDDLFDEV from the coding sequence ATGGCAAATGAAGACCTATTTGACGAGCTAGATGCTCAACCAGCTTTAGATCTTTATTTGGAGGGATCAGTAGGTGCTTTCAGTGTTGGTGCAGCTAGAACTGGCCAGAATTCTGTCGAAGTAAAGTATTTCTTGACTCATGTGGGTTTGGATTTCTCAAACACATCTAATGATGCATTGCTTAGTCATCTTGCCCCTGTCAGAGAAATTTTTGGTTCAGAGTCTTTGGATTTTGACGAAATCATGCAGAGGGATATTGATGATGCCAGAGTTTCTTCTGAGCTAATTCCTTATTTGCTTGACGAAAAATCCGCAGATTTAATTAAATTCTTCCCGCCAATTGTCGTTGTGGTTTTGCCGCTGGTTGAAAATGAGGAGAAACCGGCAAAATTCTATCCTAAAGTTCATGAAATCAAGAAGGAAGACGATGCAGGAAAAGGCAACTTCATTCTGAGATCTGGTTTTCCAGGCAAAGAAGTTTTCCAGTTTGAGCAACGGATAAAGAGTGGTGATATCCTAAATCATGATTTAGCTAGGCTCAGAATTAATACGTATAAAACTAGTCTGGTTATTATAGATGGACAACACCGCGCCATGGCTCTTCTTGCACTCTACAGAAACCTTAAAGAAGGTCAGTGGTCAAGTGAGAGAAGGTTGCCGTTTAAAGATTATTATTCAGAATGGACAAAGAACTACATTCAAGGATTTCAGCTAAAAGAGATCAAACTTCCTGTGATTCTGTGCACATTCCCGTCGCTTGATGAAACATATGAAGGCGATTGTGATTTGCGCAAGGCTTCTAGGCTCATATTTTTAACTCTAAATAAGACAGCACGAAAAGTTTCAGACTCTCGAAACAAGCTGTTAGACGATAGTGATCTCATTGCCTCATTTATGAGGCGTTGTTTGTCACAAATAAAACAAAAAGACAGCAGATCGAACTATTCCTTGAGAATTTTCAACGTTGAGCTTGATCAATTCGACGACAAGTTGAAAATCAAGAGTCCAATAGCCGTCACAGGTGTTAGTCATTTGTATTATATGATCGAGCATTTAATGCTCAATGAATCAAAGAATGTTCAGGGTATCAGCTCTCGTTCAGGAAAATTTTACAAGCGAAAAGATTTAGAGTCTTTTGGGTGCTTCAAGAGGTTGGATGGTAGAAATCTACTAGGTTCTGACCTTTCTGAAGTTACGCAGCGCGATAATTTCACGGTAGAAGCGGAGCTTGCCTTAGCTGATGCATTTATGGATTCTTATGGAAAGATCGTGATATCGGCATTGGAGAAATTCACTCCATTTGAATTTCATAACCAGGCAGTCTTGGCTTTGGAAAAGCGAATTCTTGCTAACCAAGATACAAGACTTCGCCCTATACTATTTGAGGGTCAAGGTATCAGTAGGGTATTTGAAGCGCATAGAACTAATTTAAGGCAAAAGATTAAGGATGACTACTTCTCTGGCAAGGTGCCAGAACTAGAGTCCATCGCCGATCAACTAGATGGAACAGCTCGGAGAATCGATGACTCAATACATGATTTTCATATAGATCGTGCAACTAACTATATAAGCAATGTATCTGACAAGGCACAGTTCAAAAGTGATTCAGGTAAACTTTCAATTGGTTTTGTGAGGTGGCTCAATGATCTATATGACAACGTGTATACAACGGTGGCTTTTCAAAGTGCCCTTGTATGTGGCTTTTGGGGAGAGCTAGAGAAAGCTAATAGAGAAATACTTGACTCAGGTGGATCTTTACTAGACGCAGGAAAAGCGTTTAGCGAATTTATTTCACAAATCAACGATTTCTTTATCCCTAAAACTTCGGCACATTTCAGAAGGCTGGTGAAAGTTTTTACTGGGGAATTGTCAGGAAGTATTGCTGAATGGAGGGTGATCCAAAGCAATCAGGCTTTCAGAAAAGTTGTCTACCGTGGCGAAATGCAGCCAGATCAATGGCCTAAGTATAAGTATCTCATGCTTGAGATCTGGAATCCTAGTGACGAATATTTCAGGAATCTTGTTCATGCTGAAAGACGTAAATGCCGACGTGCAGTGATGTCTTCTTTGTACAAGTTTCAGAAGAGCACATATTGTCAGCAAAATATGGTGCGTGAAGAGAGCTTAAGCGATAAAGAAATCCGAGATGTGTTTAACACTGCTTTCAACACGTATTCGGCTTTGATTAAGAATATCGGTTCAGAGAGTCTCAGAGTTGAAAACTGCGAATCTGTAATTACTGAATTACCTTCAGCTGAAGAGAGTGATGATTTATTTGATGAAGTTTAG
- a CDS encoding cysteine desulfurase family protein — MLFFDYHSTTPVEPGVAEKVLLYMTKEFGNASSTEHAIGDAAEDAVKEAKSHIANLVGASPRDIIFTSGSTESINLAIQGTVQHLENKDIHPRIALSAVEHKAVLDTCLALEEQGRVKLSILPVDTQARIDLAQLEQACASGIHLLCVMAANNEVGTIYPVKKIAHIAQTYNVPFLCDASQAVGKVPIHFKEWGITMLSLSAHKFYGPQGVGALVVKRGHPLEPLLYGGGHQRGLRSGTLNLPGIVGLGEACRLRKLEMEEDERAIREKRDRLQKLLTDKIPGLVVNGDQENRLAGNLHISIPGIPNSAVIARVRLKLAISTGSACSSGVEAPSHVLRAMNRDEDIVEGSLRIGLGKFTTDAEVVAAAEILSQTVHAVRAAMAV, encoded by the coding sequence GTGCTATTTTTTGATTATCATTCAACCACTCCAGTAGAGCCAGGGGTTGCGGAGAAAGTCCTTTTGTATATGACAAAGGAGTTTGGAAATGCTAGCAGTACAGAGCACGCGATTGGAGATGCTGCTGAGGATGCTGTAAAAGAAGCGAAGAGCCATATTGCTAACCTCGTTGGAGCCTCTCCCCGCGACATCATCTTTACGTCTGGCTCTACTGAGAGCATTAATCTCGCCATTCAAGGCACTGTTCAGCATCTAGAAAACAAAGACATTCATCCCCGCATCGCCCTATCCGCTGTCGAACACAAAGCCGTCCTCGATACCTGCCTTGCCCTCGAAGAACAGGGACGTGTCAAACTCTCAATCCTGCCAGTAGATACCCAAGCTCGCATCGACTTAGCCCAGTTAGAGCAAGCCTGCGCCAGCGGCATTCATCTTCTCTGTGTCATGGCCGCCAACAATGAAGTCGGCACTATTTACCCTGTTAAAAAAATTGCCCACATCGCTCAAACCTACAACGTTCCCTTCCTGTGCGATGCTTCGCAGGCTGTCGGCAAAGTTCCCATCCATTTCAAAGAGTGGGGCATCACAATGCTCTCTCTCTCTGCCCATAAGTTCTATGGGCCTCAAGGTGTTGGGGCTCTAGTTGTCAAACGAGGGCACCCCTTAGAGCCACTTCTCTACGGAGGTGGACATCAGAGAGGCTTGCGCTCAGGCACCCTGAACCTTCCAGGTATCGTTGGTCTGGGCGAGGCATGTCGATTACGGAAGTTGGAGATGGAGGAAGATGAGAGAGCGATTAGGGAGAAGCGCGATCGCCTCCAAAAGCTCCTGACTGATAAAATTCCAGGACTCGTCGTTAATGGTGACCAAGAAAATCGCCTCGCCGGGAATCTTCACATCTCCATTCCCGGAATTCCCAACAGTGCCGTCATCGCCAGAGTGCGCCTTAAGCTCGCCATTTCTACTGGCTCAGCCTGCTCCTCCGGCGTTGAAGCTCCCTCCCATGTCCTCCGCGCCATGAATCGGGACGAGGATATCGTCGAAGGCTCCCTCCGTATTGGTCTTGGCAAGTTCACCACCGATGCCGAAGTCGTTGCCGCCGCCGAGATTTTGAGTCAAACGGTTCACGCTGTCCGAGCCGCAATGGCAGTCTAG